In Desulfomicrobium macestii, the DNA window GGCCATGGCCCAGAAACGGGCCAAGCGCAAAACCTCCGGCCAGCTCTCGTTCATGGGCATGGTCGAGGAGAACACCTGCAACCTGACGGGGCTCGGCATCGAGGGAGAAGAGGCCGCCCTGCCGGAATTCGGGGACGACGAGAAGTGCCGCATGGAAAAGGAGGCCTTCGGGTTTTTCCTCATCGGTCATCCGTTGCAGCCCTTCCGCCAGGAGATCAGGCGGCTGGGCTACCCGACCCTGGCCCAGTGCGCGGACCTCACCGAGAAATCGCCCGTGCAGGTGCCGGTTCTGGTCACCTCGATGAAGACCATCAACACCAAGAAGGGCGATCGCATGGCCTTTTGCGGCATCGAGGATCTCAGCGGTTCGGGCGAGGCCATCGTCTTTTCCGAGCCGTACGTGACCTACCGCGATCTGCTGGCCTGTGAGGAGCCCCTGCTCATGACCGGCGTGGTGGCCAAGCGCGACTCCATGAACGAAGAGAGCGAGGACGGACCCAAGAAAGCCAAGATCCTGGCCGAATCATTCAAGCTGCTTTCGGAGGTGGTCGGCTCGGGTACGGAGCCGGTGGTCCTTTTCGTGCGCGCCGACGGACAGGATCCCGACTGGGCCGGGCTGGGGGAGATCGTCACGCGTTACCCGGGGCAGGCTCCGGTGCAGGTCGATCTTGGTCGCGGGGAATACGTGTGCCGCCTGCAGTTCGGGCCGGATTTCATGGTGGCGCCGTGTCCGGAATTTTGGCGGGAATTCGAACAGTGGCGATTGATCCGAACCTAAAGGGAGTGTGCATGACACAAGGGCAATGGCGGCTTCGGGTGAGCTCGGATTTCAGCTCATCGCATCAGCTGCGGCATTACGAGGGCAAGTGCGAGAACATGCACGGCCACAATTTCACGGTGGAGGTCGATGTGGTCGGGGAGAGTCTCGACCAAAGGCTCGGCATCCTCATGGATTTCAAGGCGCTCAAGCGTCTGCTGAAAGAGGTGACCGACGAGCTCGACCACAAACATCTGAACGACCTGCCGGATTTTGCCGAGCAGAACCCGTCTTCCGAGCTGCTGGCCCGCTTCGTGTTCCGGCGCATGAAGGATCTGCTGGCCTCGTATCCGGTCCGTTTGGCCGAGGTCATGGTCTCGGAAAAAGCGAGCTCAAGGGCCTATTACTCGGAAGGATCGGTCTGATGCGGGCGGTTCTGCAGCGGGTGCGTTCGGCTTGCGTCCGTGTCCAGGACCGCACCGTGGGCGAGATCGGGCCGGGCATGGTCGTCCTGCTCGGCTTCGGCGGCAACGACGATCCGGACATGGTCGGCGGACCCGTCTGGAACAAATTCATGCAGAAGCTCCTCGGCCTGCGTCTTTTTCCCGACGCGGGCGGCCCCATCAACGCGAGCCTGGCCGATCACGGCGGCGGCATCCTGGTGGTTTCGCAGTTCACCCTCTATGCCGACGTCAAAAAGGGGCGCCGCCCCTCATTTTCCAAGGCTGCCCAGCCCGGGGCCGCCTTGGCCCTGTACCAGTCCTTCGTAGCCGATCTGCGTCGGCAATGGCCGCAGGTAGCCGAAGGCGAATTCGGCGCGGACATGGACGTGTCCCTGGTCAACTGGGGCCCTGTCACGATCTGGCTCGACAGCGACGATTTGTAACCATTCTTGGCAGGCATGTTGCTAGGATGTTCCGAAGCGTTCATTTTTTGACAGGAAACAGCATGCACCCCGTCATCACGACCTTTTTTTCTCCATACCACGCCGACGGCAGGGCCTGAGGCCATGGTCGCCGAAATGGATTACACCGCCGAGCTTGTGCAGGGCACTGAAGGTTCCACGGATGTGCGCATCCTGCGGGACGGCCGCGCCCAGCATCTGGGCGGCAGGCGAGGCCGTGAGAACGAGCTGCGCCGCGTGGCGGAAATTCCGGCCGAAGGGGTCCTGCCGGTCTTTTTGGGGGCGGGGCTCGGAGCCGGGCTGGCCAATCTGCTCGATCGGACTTCCGGGCCGGTGGCCGTGGTCGATGCCGAAGAGCCCATCGGCGCCCTGACCGGAGTGCCTGGTAAATGGCGTGACGATCCCCGCATATTATGGGTTGCCGAAGACGACCCAGACGTGGCCCTGAGCCGCTTGACCCGCTGGCAGCTCCGGCACGGCGGCCTTCCTTTCGCCCCGGTCCGGGACCCTTTCTACGCGCGTCTGAGGCCGGGCCTGTACCGTGAGCTTGCAGACCGTCTGGACATAAGCCTCAAGTTCGATTTCTGGAACCGGGCACGCTACCCCAAGTTTCGCTCCACGGTCCCGCGCGTGATGCTCTTGACCAGCTCCTATTTTCTGATGGGCGAGCTTGAGGCCGCCTGCACCCGTCTCGGCTACGCGACCTCTCTGGTGCAGTTGCCGAGTCAGGAGGTGGGCAGCCAGGAATTCGTCGAATCCATCCTCGCGGAAATTTTGTCCTTTCGTCCGGATTTCGTGCTGACCATCAACCATCTGGGCGTGGACAAGGAGGGCATCCTGACGGCGCTTCTGGCGCGCATGGAGCTTCCCCTGGCGTCCTGGTTCGTCGACAACCCGCACCTCATCCTTTACGTTTACGAAAATCTGGCCTCGGATTGGGTCACGCTCTTCACCTGGGACGTGGACAACATCGAGTCCCTGAAGGCGCAAGGGTTTTCGCGCGTTCACTACCTGCCCCTGGCAACCGATCCGCACCGCTTCGCCCACGCCCCGAACACGGCTCCGGCGCGCGATGTCTCCTTTGTCGGCAACTCGATGCTTTACAAGGTGCGCGCCAAGCTGCGGCATTACGATTTTCCGCCCGTTCTTCTGGCCGATCTGGAGGAACTCGGGCGCGCCTTCATGCTCAGCGGAGCCCTGTCCGTGGCCCGGTTTCTGGAAGAGGAGCGGCCCATGTACGTGGAGGCTTTCAGGGCCCTGCCGGACGTGGACGCCCGGCTCGCCTTCGAGACCCTGATCACCTGGCAGGCGACCCTTTTATACCGCCTGGAGCGCGTGCGGGAGCTGCTGCCCTTCAAGCCGCTTCTTGTCGGAGACCCGGGCTGGCACGAGATTCTGCCGCAGCCCGGCTGGACCTACCATCGCGAACTCAACTACTACGCCGATCTGCCCGGGTTTTATCCGGCCACGCGCATCAACTTCAACTGCACCAGCCAGCAGATGAAGGGCGCGGTCAATCAGCGCGTCTTCGACGTGCCGGTCTGCGGCGGATTCTTGCTCACCGACCACCGGCGGCAGATGGAAGCGCTCTTCGAGCCTGGCCGGGAGATCGTCTGCTATCAGGACCCGGGCGAGATTTCCGGGCTCGTGCGCCATTACCTGAGTCATGACGGCGAGCGCGCAAGAATTGTCCAGGCCGCTCGTACCCGCATTCTGGCCGAACACACCTACGACCTGCGCTTAAAGTCCCTGGTCCGGACCATGCGCTCTATCTACGGTTAGCCTGTGAAGAAGCCCATCCTGGTCATCCAGATGCAGCGCATGGGGGACCTGATCCTGTCCTTCCCTCTTTTTTTATGGCTGGAGCGGGCATTTCCCGGTCATCCGGTCTGGGTCATGGCCGAGCCGAGTTTTGCCGTGCCGCTTGTGCGCCTGAGTCCGCAGGTTCGTTACTTCAGTCATGGGCAGGAAGGGGAGCTGCGGCGGCAGGCATTTCATCTGGTCATAAATCTGAGTCACCGCGCCCAAAGCATGGAGCTGGCCGGGAGCCTGCATTGCGATGCGCTGGTGGGCGGATACATCCGGGATGGCGTGACCCGCATCGAGGGCGACTGGCAGGAATACCGGGCGTCGCTGACGCACAACAACCGGCACAACCACTTTCATTGGGCCGATCTGAACGCCCTCGGCGTGATTCCGCGCAAAATCATGGAGCAAACCCGCTGGCCCGGGCCGCGCGACATGCCGCACGGCATCCGTCACATTGGTCTTTTTCTCGGCGCGAGCCAGCCGGACAAGCGGCCCAGTGCCGCGTTTTGGGTCGAGCTTGTCGAAGAACTCGAACGGCGAGGGTTCGTGCCTGTCCTGCTTGGCGGGCCCGGAGAGCGTGAGCTGTGCCGCGAGGTGCTGCGCCTCGTCGCACGTCCGGTGGCCAGCGCCTGCGGTAGCCTGGGGCTGGATGCTTTTGCCATGTTCGGCCAGACTCTGGCCGCCATGATAACCCCCGATACGGGCCCCATGCATCTGGCGGCCTGGTCGGGGCTCAAGGTACTCAATCTGTCCATGGGGCCGGTGCATGCCTTCGAGACCGGCCCGTACCAGCCGGGGCACGTGGTGCTGCGCAGTTCAGGGGATTGCGTGGGCTGCTGGCGCTGCCGCTTTGAACTTCCGCGTTGCCACCGGCGCTTCAAGCCCGTGCGGGTGGTGCGCGTCCTTGAAGCCATGCTCGGGCGCAAGGGCAAGCTGACCGGCCTGCGGCTTCCCGGACTTGAGATTCTGGCCAGCGGCCGAAAGGACGGCCTCTATGATCTGATCCCGCTCTCCGTCCGTCCCAAGGCCGGTCAGAAGCTGTCCGCATATTGGCAGGCTTTCTGGCTGTATGCTTTTGGGCTTGGCTCCCGGGATGAATGCCTGGCCGAGGCCGGGAATCTGCGTGAAGCCCATGACGCCCTGGTGCGGGTCATGGCGGTCGGAGCGCTGCGATTTTTTCGCACAGCGAGCAGCACCGCCGACCCTGAGCGGCTTGTGCGCGAATGGGATCACGCAGCCCTGGCTTTGCGCCCTTTGAGCGGGTACGCCGCTGTCCATCTGTCCAATCATGACTGCTCCCCGGCTAGCCGCAGGCGCGTGCTGGCCCTGGCCGAGGACCATCTCGAATTTCTTCGCCCATCGTGAGAGGGTAACGTTTTCAATCAAAGAAAAAGGCGGCCAGTGGCCGCCTTTTTCTTTTGAATTCAATTGGTTGCTATTGAGCCGAGGCATGCAGCCCGTTTTCCTGCCAGCCACCGCCAAGTGCGGTGAAAAGCTCGACCATGGCCAGCTTCCGGGCCAGGCGGGCGTCGAGCAGGTTTTGTCTGGCCGTGAAGAGGGTGCGTTCCGCGTCGTGCACGGCAAAGGCGCTCTCAAGGCCCGCCGAAAAACGCTGATCGACCAGCAGGCGGCTCTTCTCCGCGCTTGCCGCGCGCCTGGCCTGGGCTTTGACCTGGCCTTCGTAGCCCTGGTTTTTGGCCAGGGCGTCGGAGACTTCTCGAAAGGCGTTCTGGATGGTCTGCTCGTATTGCGCGACTCTGATCTGCTGCTCCGCCTTGGCCGCCTCAAGTCTGGCCGTGTTCCGGCCCGCGTCAAAGAGGGGCAGGGTGATGCTGGGCACGAAGGTCCAGGCCCGCTGGGCCGAATCGAACAGGTCGGTCAGTTCCAGGCTGGCCAAACCGGCC includes these proteins:
- a CDS encoding glycosyltransferase family 9 protein gives rise to the protein MKKPILVIQMQRMGDLILSFPLFLWLERAFPGHPVWVMAEPSFAVPLVRLSPQVRYFSHGQEGELRRQAFHLVINLSHRAQSMELAGSLHCDALVGGYIRDGVTRIEGDWQEYRASLTHNNRHNHFHWADLNALGVIPRKIMEQTRWPGPRDMPHGIRHIGLFLGASQPDKRPSAAFWVELVEELERRGFVPVLLGGPGERELCREVLRLVARPVASACGSLGLDAFAMFGQTLAAMITPDTGPMHLAAWSGLKVLNLSMGPVHAFETGPYQPGHVVLRSSGDCVGCWRCRFELPRCHRRFKPVRVVRVLEAMLGRKGKLTGLRLPGLEILASGRKDGLYDLIPLSVRPKAGQKLSAYWQAFWLYAFGLGSRDECLAEAGNLREAHDALVRVMAVGALRFFRTASSTADPERLVREWDHAALALRPLSGYAAVHLSNHDCSPASRRRVLALAEDHLEFLRPS
- the queD gene encoding 6-carboxytetrahydropterin synthase QueD; this encodes MTQGQWRLRVSSDFSSSHQLRHYEGKCENMHGHNFTVEVDVVGESLDQRLGILMDFKALKRLLKEVTDELDHKHLNDLPDFAEQNPSSELLARFVFRRMKDLLASYPVRLAEVMVSEKASSRAYYSEGSV
- a CDS encoding CgeB family protein, coding for MVAEMDYTAELVQGTEGSTDVRILRDGRAQHLGGRRGRENELRRVAEIPAEGVLPVFLGAGLGAGLANLLDRTSGPVAVVDAEEPIGALTGVPGKWRDDPRILWVAEDDPDVALSRLTRWQLRHGGLPFAPVRDPFYARLRPGLYRELADRLDISLKFDFWNRARYPKFRSTVPRVMLLTSSYFLMGELEAACTRLGYATSLVQLPSQEVGSQEFVESILAEILSFRPDFVLTINHLGVDKEGILTALLARMELPLASWFVDNPHLILYVYENLASDWVTLFTWDVDNIESLKAQGFSRVHYLPLATDPHRFAHAPNTAPARDVSFVGNSMLYKVRAKLRHYDFPPVLLADLEELGRAFMLSGALSVARFLEEERPMYVEAFRALPDVDARLAFETLITWQATLLYRLERVRELLPFKPLLVGDPGWHEILPQPGWTYHRELNYYADLPGFYPATRINFNCTSQQMKGAVNQRVFDVPVCGGFLLTDHRRQMEALFEPGREIVCYQDPGEISGLVRHYLSHDGERARIVQAARTRILAEHTYDLRLKSLVRTMRSIYG
- the dtd gene encoding D-aminoacyl-tRNA deacylase: MRAVLQRVRSACVRVQDRTVGEIGPGMVVLLGFGGNDDPDMVGGPVWNKFMQKLLGLRLFPDAGGPINASLADHGGGILVVSQFTLYADVKKGRRPSFSKAAQPGAALALYQSFVADLRRQWPQVAEGEFGADMDVSLVNWGPVTIWLDSDDL